TCCCTGTAGTCATTGCACATGGCGAGCACGATGACGTCTTGCAAAATATTATTGCCGGTCAAGACGTTGGTACTCTATTTGTACCTAAAGACCGAATGGGCAGCCGAAAACATTGGATTGGTTATACCCTACGCGCTTCGGGGACGATTCTGGTCGATGCCGGTGCCGCCAACGCTCTACTTGCCAACGGGAAATCGCTCTTGCCCTCCGGTATAAGCGAGGTCCAAGGTGATTTCGAAAGAGGAGCCATGGTCGAAATCCATGGTCCAGAGGGCCTCATTGCCCGCGGGCTCACCGCTTACGCCGCCGACGACTTAAAGAAAATTAAAGGTCTATCCACCGCCTCCATCGAAGAAAAACTTGGTTATATCCACTCCCCGGAAGCAGTGCACCGAGACGACCTCACCCTGGTAGATTAGGAGTAACTGATGCCATTGCAAGATCAACTCGAAATACTTGGACGTGATGCACGTCAAGCGGCTCGCCCCGTAGCACGTGCCACCCAAGATGCGCGTACTCAGGCTATTAACAATATGGCGGAGCTCTTACTTCAGGGCCGTCAAAGTGTTGAAGAAGCGAACCGTGAAGATATGAAAGCGGCCCACGAACGCAAACTAAGCCAAGCTATGTGTGACCGCTTAGAGCTTAGTGGAACGAGAATTGATAATCTCGCCCAAGCCCTACGCGAAATCGCGGAGCTCGAAGATCCAGTTGGCTCGACCACGCGGGCCTGGGAGAGACCCAACGGACTTAAAATCTCAAAAGTTCGCCTTCCACTTGGCGTGATTATGATGATTTATGAAAGCCGCCCCAACGTAACCATGGATGCTGCGGCGCTGTGTATACGAAGCGGTAACGCAGTGGTTCTACGCGGCGGATCTGAGGCCATGCACACCAACCGGGTGTTGGCGGCCATTGTTCAACAGGCCCTTACAAAAGCAGGGCTTCCTGAGAAGGCCGTTCAATTGGTTCCCACTCAGGAGCGCGAAGCCATCGATATTCTACTAACCTTGGATCAAAGCATCGATCTTGTGATTCCACGCGGCGGTGAAAACCTGATTCGAAGAGTGGTTGAAAGAAGTCGAATCCCAGTGGTTCAGCACTATAAGGGCGTGTGTCACGTTTACGTCGACTCTGCTGCCGATTTAGATAAAGCCTCAGAGATTGCTTTCAACGCCAAGGTTCAAAGACCAGGGGTATGCAATGCGATGGAAACTCTACTCGTCGATAAACAAATTGCCGATACCTTTATTCCAGAAATCACCAGACGCTACGCTGATTACGATGTAGAAATCCGCGGCTGCGCTTCGACCTGTGCCATCAGCGAACTGGCTAAAAGTGCGTCCGACTCAGATTGGGAAACAGAGTTTCTAGATCTCGTGGTTGCCATCCGAGTCGTCGATGGTCTTGACGGTGCTATCGCTCATATCGACGAATTTGGCTCTAATCACACGGCTTCAGTCGTTACTGAGAACTCAGAAGTAGCTGAGATTTTTCTAAACTCGGTGGATGCCAGCTGTGTCATGGTCAATGCCTCCACTCGCTTCAACGACGGCGGAGAACTTGGGTTAGGCGCGGAGATGGGAATCAGCAC
Above is a genomic segment from Deltaproteobacteria bacterium containing:
- a CDS encoding glutamate-5-semialdehyde dehydrogenase; translation: MPLQDQLEILGRDARQAARPVARATQDARTQAINNMAELLLQGRQSVEEANREDMKAAHERKLSQAMCDRLELSGTRIDNLAQALREIAELEDPVGSTTRAWERPNGLKISKVRLPLGVIMMIYESRPNVTMDAAALCIRSGNAVVLRGGSEAMHTNRVLAAIVQQALTKAGLPEKAVQLVPTQEREAIDILLTLDQSIDLVIPRGGENLIRRVVERSRIPVVQHYKGVCHVYVDSAADLDKASEIAFNAKVQRPGVCNAMETLLVDKQIADTFIPEITRRYADYDVEIRGCASTCAISELAKSASDSDWETEFLDLVVAIRVVDGLDGAIAHIDEFGSNHTASVVTENSEVAEIFLNSVDASCVMVNASTRFNDGGELGLGAEMGISTTRIHAYGPMGVEALTAEKYVVRGTGQVRK